Below is a window of Bacteroidales bacterium DNA.
AAAACTTACGATAAAATACATTTATTAAACACTATTTACTTTATTTCTGAGTTCTCAGAACACAGCTGTAAAATACTATGAACATACTCATAAAAAGAAAAATCCTCGGAATAATATTCAGTATCTTTTTTACTGTTGCGGGATACTCTCAAGATTTCTTTAGTCAATCGTTACTACCTAAACCAAGTGGTCCATTTGCTGTTGGTTTAACAAAGTTGAGTTTAACAGATAGTAGTCGTACCGAAAAATATACCCACCATACCACCTTTAGAAAAGTGCATATTGATATTTGGTATCCTGCCGAGAAGCCTCAAAATCAAAATTATATAAGGCTTTTAGATGGGTTTTCTTCAGACTTGATTTATAATATTTTTAAATCGAAAGGAGTGCGCTTAAGCCTTTTGGATTCTATAAAACAAACACCATCGTATAGTTTTGCTAATGCAAATTTTGCTGAGAGTCAGAACGAATTTCCTATTATTATTTTTAATCCGGGCTTTTATTTTGGAATGGCTCCTCTATATTCTGCATTTATGGAAAATTTAGCCAGTCAGGGCTATATTGTCTGTAGTATTTCTCATCCTTACGAACAACCGTTTATTAGTTTTACTGATGGTGAAACGGTATATATAAAAAAGAAAAAATCGCAATTAACATATCTAGAACTATGGTTAGCTTATAAGTTGCAATTTCGTAAACCTGATAGTCCGGAATCTATTGATATTATTACACGAAATTATCTGCGGAAGCTAAAACGTTTTGATGTTATGCTCGACTTATGGATGGAAGATATTCAGTTTGTATTGGATTATCTTTTTTATGAAAAGGAGAATAATAATTCAAATGTATTAGTACAAAAAATGAATTTAGACAAAATTGGTACTTTCGGACAATCGTTTGGCGGAGCAGTATCCGGTCAGCTTTGTTTGCGCGATTTTCGTGTTAATGCAGGTGTTAATTTAGATGGTTTTCAGTTTGGAGATATTATAGACGAACCTATACCAAAGCCTTTTATGTTAATACAAAGTGGATATAACGATTTGTGGAATTATGGAAATTCTGCAGTTTTTTCCAATACTGTTGCTGATTATTATTTTATCGATATTCCAAAAGCACGTCATTTAGTTTTTAGTGATGCAGCTATACTTCCCAATATTTCTCTTGAGAATCGCTTAGATATGTTAGGCAATGTAGATGGTCTTGAAACTCTTAACAACTTAAATAAAGTTATTTTGGAGTTTTTTGATATCTATTTAAAAGATAAGCATCCTTCTTTTCTTTCTTCAACACATCCCTTTGAAGGAGCTAGTCTACATTTCACTCCACAAAGAGATAAGTACGCTAATTAGTATAACTTTATTTAGTACAATAAAGCTGTATCAGATAGCTGTTTACATAAGTAATTTATTACTAAATAAAGGTCTTAAATGCTCTTGATTCTTCATCCTGAATAATCAAAAATGAAGAAAATACATACGTTTACTTATTCCTTTATACCTCTTACGAAGTGTTCATTGTACAAAAAGCCTTTCAGAGCTACTTTTGTTACATAATTAAAAACCTTCAAATCATGAAAAAGAAAATTAACACTCAAAAAATCCTCGTTTTATTTACGGTTTTATTTCTTGGATTAACATCTTGTCATAAACCAGAGGACATTAATACAGATATTGATGATGTAATTGATAATGCTTATACCATTAATAATAATTCCGATGATTTAAATAAACGTATGAATATTGTTCGTGAGCCAATTTCGAGTGATAATACTTTAAAGTCATCTGTTTCTGATACTGATTTTGACTATACTTGGTACTTAGTTGCCGAAGTTGATGCTCCTATGTTTAATAATAAGCCTTTAAGTGCTACTGATGTTCGTGTTTTAGGAGATAAAGCTTATGTATCTTACAATCGTCAAGGAGATATTCATGCAGGTGCAATAGAAGTTATTGATATTTCTGATCCAACAGCTCCGGTAATTCTTAGTTATATGGAGTTTGATGGTGTAGATATTAATACTTTGGCTGTTGATGATTTTGGAACTGATGCAGAAAGAAAAATTTTCTTAGCAGGTTCAAGTAATAAGAAAGGTGCTATTTTACGTCAGGTAATTGTAAATGACGGTTTATTAAGTGGAGGTGTTACTGATGTTAGTCTTTCTAAAGCATTTGATGATGAAAATACTATTTCTGCTTCGGCAAATGGTATTGCTCTTTCTGATGATTATATTTATATGACTTCAGGAAATAGTGTTGGCGGTACTTTTCAACTCGATAGACAAACTTTAGCTATCATTGACAATGACGAATATTCTGATGCTAAGCATGTTGCTTTAAATGGTAATGGTGCAGGTGCTTATCAACTTTCTTTAATAGCCGGTGATAATGCAAAATTAAATGTATATACTGTTGGATCGGATCTTACTTTAGAGAATAGCTGGAACTTAGGTGTTATTCGTCATCAAAATGTTGAAGAACCTTATTTAGGAAAAGCTACTTTATCTATTCGCGAAGGCGAAAACATTGCTTTTATTGCAACTAATATGAATGGCATGAAAGCTATAGATATTACAACAGGTGCAGAAGTTTATTATTCACCATCAGATATGCTTACTACAGGAAATACACATGGTTTAGCTATAGACGAAAACTTTATTTATATGGCTAATAGCGATGATGGTTTATTTATTGGATATATTCCCGAAGATGGTGGCGAAATTGTTGAAGTTCAGCGTTGGGATTTAGACGAAGTAGGAGCTTCTGCAAATATGGTTCAAACTTCCGGTGATTGGGTATTTGTTGCTAAAGGTGGCGGCGGACTTAAGATTTTACGCAAAGCACAAAATGGAATTTATCCTTCCGTTTGTAATTGGGATGCCGATGGTAAACCAACTTGTATTGAAAATACAGAATTATGCGAAAATCTTATTTCAGATTTTAATGTAACACTCCCTGAAGGAAGTAATGCTTTAACTAATCATCCTGAGTATTTCTTAAATCCAAACAGAGAAATAGTTTTAACTGAAGATGCAAATATTTCAGTATCTTTTGTAAAAGAAGGTGCCGGATACAAAAATTCTTTCGGATATTATACTTATAATGTTTCAAATCCTCCCAGATCGGTAAGAGATATACAATCCAGTATGAAAATTATCTTTGCTAATGCATCAGCAGTAGGAGAGGGTGGAACTTTAGTAGAAGGCGATCGTGTAAACTTAGGTTCTTTTGAAGCAGGAACTGTTATTGGATACTTTGTTATTGCTAATGGATGGAATGGCGAAGAAGTAACAGAAGGTTTAGCTACCTATTATACAACGCCAAGATTTAATCGCCGTAGAACACAACAGTCTTTAATGTTGTATAGCGAAAGTTGTGGTTCATTATTAACTGCCTTTGAAGATATTCATGTCTCAAGAGGCGATAGAGACTTTAACGATATAGTTGTAAAAACAACTATTAATCCTATGTCCGCAATGAATATGACTGGTGTTATAGCACTTTCTGTAGCAAAATAAAAGTTAGACTTAAATGATATTTGAAGGTCGGTGGGGGCGTGATTTCCCCTGCTGACCTTTTTTTATTTAAGATTGCTTGTTTGGGTTTGTAGTTAAGCAGTATAACCTAATTACTTAGGTTAAAAGTTTGTTTTATATTTGCGCTCTTGAATTTCTGCGTTTTCAGAATGAAAGATAAATTATACACTTACGTATTCTAAATACTCATTTACGAAGTGCTTGTTGAATATTATTGTTGCATAATATACTTTTGTTTAGTAAAGTGTAGAAGAACCTTCAAATTATGAAAAATAAAATTAATATTAAAAAATTTCTTGTTGTCTTAGTCGTTTTGTTTACAGGACTATCAGCTTGTAACAAACAAGAAGAAATTAATACCGATATAAAGGACTCAATTAATGATACTTTTGTTATTAATAATAATTTCGACGATTTAAATACTCGTGTGACTATCGTTCGAGAGCCTATAACAGTTACCAATAATTTAAAGATCTTAGACTTAGGTGGCGATTGTTACGATTATACTTGGTATTTAGTTGCCGAAGTTGAAGCTCCTGATTTTAATGGAGAACCTTTAAGTGCAAGCGATGTTCGTATATATGGCAACAAAGCTTATGTAACTTATAATCGTCAAGGTGAAGAAGTTGGAGGAGGCTTAGAAGTAATTGATATTACTAATCCGGTTTTTCCTGTTATTCGTGGTTATGTAGAGTTTAATGATGCCGATATTAATACACTCGCTGTTGACGATAAAGGTATTTATGAAGGCTTGAGAGTTTTTCTTGCCGGATCCAGTAAGAAAGGTGCTATTTTACGTGAGGTTTTTACTTTTCCTAGTGGAGAAATAGATCGTCGTAATATTGATATTAAACTTTCCAGTATCTATTCAGACGAAACAATCACTGCATCTGCTAATGGGATTGGTCTTTCTGATGAATATATTTATATGAGTTCGGGAAATAGTTATGGTGGTACTTTCCAACTTAATAGGGACGATTTGTCTTTTATTTCTCATGAAGAGTATTCCGATGCAAAAGGAATTGCTCTTAATGGTGATTTTCCCGGTGCATATCAGCTTTCCTTAGTTGCAGGCGATAATGCTAAATTAAAAGTTCATCATGTTGGGGCCGACCGTACTTTAGTTCATAGTTGGGATATCGGCTCTATTGTTCATCAAAATGTTGAAGAACCTTATTTAGGAAAAGCTACTTTATCAATTCGCGAAGGCGATAATATTGCTTTTATAGCTATGAATTCAAATGGAGTAAAAGGAATTAACATTGAAACGGGTGCTGAGATTTATTCTTCTCCTGTGGAGATGCTTACGATAGGAAATACACATGGTTTGGCTATTGATGAGAAGTTTGTATATATGGCAAATAGCGATGATGGCTTAACTATTGGATGTCTTCCAGAAGATGGTGGTCCTATGATTAATGTTCAACATTGGGATTTAGATGAAAGCGGTGCTTCTGCCAATATGGTTCAAACTGATGGCGATTGGGTATTTGTTGCCAAAGGCGGCGGTGGATTAAAGATACTACGTAAAGTGCATAATGGGACTTACCCAACTGTTTGTGCTTGGGATACTGATGGTAAACCTAATTGCATTGAGAATATAGAATTATGCAATAATCTAATTGCAGACTTTAGCGCTTCTCTTCCTGAGAGCCAAAATGCATTGGTAAATAGTCCTGAGTATTTTGAGAATGAAAACAGGGAAATAGTTTTAGCTGAGGATGCAAATGTATATGTATCTTTTGTACAAGAAGGAGCCGGTTATAAAAATACTTTCGGGTATTATACTTATGATGTAAATAATCCTCCTAATACTATTGACGATATTAAAGGTAAGATGAATATTATTTTTGCAAATGCTTCAGCTCTTGGATACGGAGGAACTCTTGAAGCAGGGGATCGTGTTAATCTTGGAAGCTTTCCGGCAGGAACAGTTATTGGCTATTTTGTTATTGCTAATGGTTGGAATGGAACGGAAGTAACTGAGGGTTTGGAAACGTTTTATACTATTCCTGAGTTTAATCGTGATGGCACACAACAAGCTATTTTGATGTATAATCCAAGTTGTAGTTCTCTATTAACAGCTTTTGAAGATATTCATACAAGCGGAGGCGATAGAGATTTTAACGACATAGTAGTAGAAACAACTATCGATCCTTTATCTTCAATGAACACAGCTGTTGTTGTTCAATTTCCAACACTAAAATAATTTTAATTGATATATTTAAAGGTCTGTTGGGTTTAATTTTCTAACAGGCTTTTTTTATGCAACTAAAATTTATACAATGCGTATTATAAATATCTTTAAAATAAAATTTATAATGAAACAGTATTCCCTAATTTTTTTGACCTTGGTTTTTTCTTCACTCTTGTTTTTTACATCTTGTAAAGACAAAAAAGTTGCTGATGAAAAGGTAAATAAAACTACTGAAGTAAAAAAAGCAGCTGTAGAAGTAGTAAAGCCTGTTACCGTAGAAAAAGTAGCTCCTGCTCCTCCACCAAAGCCGGTAATTAAAAAGATAATTGTAAAGGAGGGCGAATGGCTTTATAATATTTCTCGCAGAGAATATGGTAATAGTAGTGGTTGGCAAAAAATTTATGATGCTAACAAAGCTTTGATTGATAACCCCGATTTAATTTTTCCAAATCAAGAGTTGGTTATTCCTGACTAAAATGAGCAAACGCTTATTTCTTGCTATTCCTATTAAACCTAATTCACAACTGCTTCGGCAAAGGAGATTTTTAATGTCTAATCTTACTGAAGAGAAAATTAATTGGGTGAAGGAAGATAAGCTGCACCTGACCTTAAAGTTTATTGGTAAAACACAGGCAAAGCAAATCCCTGAAATTATAAAAGCTATAAAAAATTGTGTTAAGAACTTCAATTCTTTTCAGATGAGTTTAGAGCGTATTGGTATTTTTGGAAGCAATTATCATGCGCGTGTCGTTTGGGTTGGAATAGGCGAAAACGAACAGCTGAGAGCATTGCAAGGGAGTATTGTTCAAGAGTTAGAGACGATTGGCTTTAATGGCGATCGGCAGAATTTTGTTCCTCATTTTACTCTTGGTCGAATAAAAAAGATCCGGAATAAAGATCATTTTAAACGTGTAATGGAACGTACCGAGAAAGGATTTATTCAAGAAGTAAAAGTAGATGATTTTGTGCTTTTAGAAAGTGTTTTAACTGCTGAGGGTCCGATTTATAAAACCATTGAACGCTTTATGTTGAGAACAGTTTAATTGATGTCTATTTATTGTTAAACAGATTCATTGTTCTTGCAACACCGGCCGTTCCAAAACTAAGCACCATTTGCGTAGCTTGTTCTATTCGCTCATTTAACATTTCTTTTTCTTCACTTTTCCACTGACTTAAAACAAAATCAGCCTGACGACCTCTACGATAGTCGTTTCCAATACCAAAACGAAGTCGTGTAAAATTTTGAGTTCCTAAATGTTCAATGATATTTTCTAATCCGTTATGACCACCATGTCCGCCTTTACTGCGCATTCGTAAGCTACCCGGTTCTAAAGCAATATCATCGGTAACAATAAGTAAATTTTCTATATTTATCTTTTCTGTTTGAAGCCAGTAATTTACAGCTTTTCCACTCAGATTCATATAGGTGCTTGGTTTAATTAATACAAAGATTCTGCCTTTGTGTTTAATGCGAGCTACTGCAGCTAATCTGTCTGCTTCAAATTTTTCTTCTTTTTCATTGGCTAGAGCATCCACAATATCGAAACCGATATTATGTCGAGTATGTTTATACTCAGCACCAATATTCCCCAGCCCAACAATCAAGTATTTCATGTTTTAATATTTTGGATAAAATTAAGCTTCTTTGATGGAAATAAAAAAAGGTGTAAGAAAATCTTACACCTTTTAGATATTTTGGAGTAGAATTATTCTGCAGTTTCGCTTTCAGTTCCTTCTTCCCCTTCAGCTTCTTCTTCATCCTCTTCATCGTCTTCTTCCACACCACGTGCAGTTTTGATGTTAACAATAACATTTGAAGGATCGTCAAGGAAGGTAATATTTTCTAATTCAACTTCTTTAACTTGAATACCCATTCCAATTTTTAAACTGGAAATATCCAGTACAATATTTTCTGGAATGTCGGTAAATAAACCTCTTAAGGTTAGTTTACGCATTTTGTTTACTAATCTTCCACCATTCATAACGCCAATAGGTACTCCTTCTAGAATAACAGGCATACTAACAGTAATAGGTTTTTTCTCAAGTACTTGTAAGAAATCGGCATGCAATACTTTATCAGAAACAGGATGGTATTGAACATCTTGTAATAAAGCAACATATTTGTTACCGCCAATTTCAAGGTCGATTAAATATACCTCTGGAGTGAAAATAATTTTATCAAATTTCTTTTCGGGAAGTGTAAAAGAAATTTGCTCTTTGCCGCCATACATTACACAAATTACGTTTCCTGCTTTGCGTTGGGCTTTTGCATCTTTTTTCCCTACGTTCTCTCGGAGAGAACCGCTCATAGATACTCTTTTCATTGTTAATTAATTTAAATTTATAAAATAGTAGTGAACTTAAAGTGTTCACTTATTGATTCAAAATTATGTACTCTTTCTATTACATCCGCAAATAATTCTGCCGTAGATAATACTGTAATCTTACCTTCCGATTTACGAGGTAAGGTGTCGGATACAATTACTTCGGCAATGGGAGAATTTTCAAGGCGTTCAATGGCATTTTTAGAGAAAACGGCATGAGTACAAACAACTCTAACGCTTTTAGCTCCTTGCTGAATCATTAAATCAGCAGCCTTAGTAATAGTTCCGGCTGTATCAATAATATCATCAACCAAAACAATATCTTTACCTTCAACGTCACCGATAACTTGCATTTTTTCAATCTTACCGTTTTTTTCTCTTTGCTTAAAACAAATAACCAAATCGGTATTTAGAAATTTAGCATAAGCTGCAGCACGCTTTGCTCCTCCGGTATCCGGCGAAGCCATTGTAATATCTCCTAAATTAAGACTCTGTAAGTAGGGTACAAAAATAGAAGATGCGTAGAGATGATCTACGGGTAAATCAACAAAACCTTGGATTTGATCCGAATGTAAATCCATAGTAACAATACGATCTACTCCTGCAGCCACTAATAAGTTGGTTATAAGTTTAGCTCCTATTGATACTCTTGGACGATCTTTTCTGTCTTGGCGAGCAAAGCCAAAATATGGAATTACAGCAACAACTTTTTTTGCCGATGCGCGTTTTGCAGCATCAATCATCAACAGCATTTCAAAAATATTATCTGTAGGTGCAAAAGTAGACTGAATAATAAACACATCGTTTCCTCTGATAGAATGATCGTAAGACGGCTGAAATTCTCCATCTGCAAACAACGAAATAGAACTCTCTCCAAGCTCCTGTCCGTACGCTTCAGCAATTTTTTCTGCTAAATACTTTGATGCTCGACCACTGAAAATTGATACATTTTCATTCATGATTATTAAGGCTTTAGGTTGCTGCTTTTACGGCGGCAAAAGTACTCTGTTTTTTTTGTAATGCCAAATAAAATTTAGTTTGGAATATTTAAAAAAAAGCTATCTTTGCAGCGCAATTTTAAGCTGGTTGACGGATTCTAAATGCTTTTTTTAGTTTCAATCAGGTGGTAAGTAAATTGAGTTCAGATGGCGGAACCGAAGCATTTTTTGCGGAGCTCCCGACAGATGGCGACAAAGAGAGCCCAGATGGCGGAATTGGTAGACGCGTTGGTCTCAAACACCAATGAGGTAACACTCGTGCCGGTTCGACCCCGGCTCTGGGTACTTTTTAAAACCGTATTCGATTAATTTTTAATTGTTTACGGTTTTTTATTTTATGTTTTAGTCAACCATTTTGGATCAAGAGCAAAACGGATCAAGAGCAAAATCCTGTTAGATCGACCAAGGTTTAATAACTTTTTTTACAAAAGTGAGAGCGCGACTTTAAGTCGCGCTCTCACTAAATTTATAATCCCAAATCATTCTGCAGCTTGATAATTTCCTCTTTTGCGATATCTAGAGCTTTTAGTTTTTTAAGCGGCATTATCTTTTCTTGTTAGAATTGTAAAGGATAATTTGGATATTTTCTTCATTAATATCAATACCTCTATTGCTTTGGCTGTACGCATTCCACACTTGGTTAGAGATGTTTAATCCAATTTTCATATCGGCTTCAATAGCAATCCATTTCCCCGTTCTAATAATTCCAAAAATGTTATTCGGAAATCTTGCTCGCTTTTGCTCAAAGTCGATAAAAGTACTTGATGAGGTAAAGCCAACAAAAGCGCCTATAATAACAAGTCCAAGCATATACAAAGAATAATACGTAGAGATAAGACCCAGTACAAAAACAATTATTCCAGAAAATGATCCCGCAGGACCAAAAGACTTATTGAGTTTGTTTTGTACTATCATAACTTTAGATTTTATGGTTTCTTATTCCCTGAATTAAAATGCCCAATTTATAGAAGCTAAAAAGTCTGATACTTATAAACCCGTTAATGAGAAAGAATTTTATAAAAGGTTTGAGAAAAGGGAAGAAAATTTTAATAAACGGAATGAGTTTCTTTGTACTCGGATTCGAGTAAAAATTCAGCAAAGAAACATCTTGAATAAAATCTGGATCGTAATTGACATAATCTAAAATGGCAATTAAATTATGGATACTTTTCTCTGTTTTTTTAAGATATTCAGCATTATTCTCAAGATGCCCATTCAGAACAGGGTTTTCTATATGATTAATTTCTATTCCTTTTTTCTTTAGCTCAAAACCAAAGAGCGTGTCTTCGTGACCGTATTCGCTTAGCCTTTCATCAAATTTTATTTCTTGAAGTAACTGTTTGCTAATCAAGAAATTATTGGTCATAAAGGATTTGTTGGGCTGTTGCTTTCGTTCTTCATAGCTAAGGCTTTCTCTTTCTATTCCATATTTCCAACGCAAAAGTTTATTGCTGTCGGGCTTAGCACTATCGTAAATCCGGCCACCACAAATAATGGAGCTTTCGCCTTTCTTTATAGCTTTTAGATAATTGGATAAAAAGGTTTTGTTTGGAATTAAGGAGTCGCAATCGAGGAATAATAGATGATCGTATTGCGCATGATCCAGAAACAGATTTCTAATTTTTGCCCTCCCGATATTCTCCTCTAACTCAATATATCTATGCTTATTGCAAACTGATTTGTTAAGTTCTTTATATTCAGAAGAAGAACAATCATCGATAAGGATAAGCTCAACAGAAGCCTCTGCTTTTTCCATTTGCATCGATAATTCGTCGAGCAATGGCGAGACATTAAAATTGTAAATCGGAATGCAAATAGAAATCATATGCTTCTAATAAGCCATTACCCTAACAGTAGGTGTTTCTCCTTCAGGAACTCGAATATTAAGCGTTTTGCTTAATGAAGAACCGGAAACGAATTGGGAACCAACAACTACAGATTTGGTATAATGGTTATACGGATCTTCGTCTTTACTGGTAGGTGGTGGACATTTTTTACACTTATAAGGAACTTTTATATATAAAGGCTTAGGGTAAAATTTAGCACTGGTTGATGACATTGCTTTTCCTGTTGCATTGGTAAACTGGAAGTATGCAATAGCATCTTCTGCAGATTTGATATAAGTTTCTCGCGCTTGATTAAAAACCTTAAGATAATCGGCTCCATGGTTGGTTACGCTTGCAGTCAGTTTATATAAATCGGCTCCTTTTTTGTTGCCTTTCTTAACTGCGGTAAAGCTTACCAATAGACCGTTTATTTCAACGTCTTCCCCTGCTTTAAGTTCTATAAATTCCTGACTAAAAAGAGGACTAATAAAAATGCTCAGTATTACAATTAAAGCTAAAGTATTTTTTTTCATAGTACTATTTGTTTTTAATTATGATAGAATTGAATCAAAAGTACAATTGTTTTTTTTACTTTAGCTGTGAAAACATATTCGCTCTTTAAT
It encodes the following:
- a CDS encoding DUF4114 domain-containing protein, which codes for MKKKINTQKILVLFTVLFLGLTSCHKPEDINTDIDDVIDNAYTINNNSDDLNKRMNIVREPISSDNTLKSSVSDTDFDYTWYLVAEVDAPMFNNKPLSATDVRVLGDKAYVSYNRQGDIHAGAIEVIDISDPTAPVILSYMEFDGVDINTLAVDDFGTDAERKIFLAGSSNKKGAILRQVIVNDGLLSGGVTDVSLSKAFDDENTISASANGIALSDDYIYMTSGNSVGGTFQLDRQTLAIIDNDEYSDAKHVALNGNGAGAYQLSLIAGDNAKLNVYTVGSDLTLENSWNLGVIRHQNVEEPYLGKATLSIREGENIAFIATNMNGMKAIDITTGAEVYYSPSDMLTTGNTHGLAIDENFIYMANSDDGLFIGYIPEDGGEIVEVQRWDLDEVGASANMVQTSGDWVFVAKGGGGLKILRKAQNGIYPSVCNWDADGKPTCIENTELCENLISDFNVTLPEGSNALTNHPEYFLNPNREIVLTEDANISVSFVKEGAGYKNSFGYYTYNVSNPPRSVRDIQSSMKIIFANASAVGEGGTLVEGDRVNLGSFEAGTVIGYFVIANGWNGEEVTEGLATYYTTPRFNRRRTQQSLMLYSESCGSLLTAFEDIHVSRGDRDFNDIVVKTTINPMSAMNMTGVIALSVAK
- a CDS encoding DUF4114 domain-containing protein → MKNKINIKKFLVVLVVLFTGLSACNKQEEINTDIKDSINDTFVINNNFDDLNTRVTIVREPITVTNNLKILDLGGDCYDYTWYLVAEVEAPDFNGEPLSASDVRIYGNKAYVTYNRQGEEVGGGLEVIDITNPVFPVIRGYVEFNDADINTLAVDDKGIYEGLRVFLAGSSKKGAILREVFTFPSGEIDRRNIDIKLSSIYSDETITASANGIGLSDEYIYMSSGNSYGGTFQLNRDDLSFISHEEYSDAKGIALNGDFPGAYQLSLVAGDNAKLKVHHVGADRTLVHSWDIGSIVHQNVEEPYLGKATLSIREGDNIAFIAMNSNGVKGINIETGAEIYSSPVEMLTIGNTHGLAIDEKFVYMANSDDGLTIGCLPEDGGPMINVQHWDLDESGASANMVQTDGDWVFVAKGGGGLKILRKVHNGTYPTVCAWDTDGKPNCIENIELCNNLIADFSASLPESQNALVNSPEYFENENREIVLAEDANVYVSFVQEGAGYKNTFGYYTYDVNNPPNTIDDIKGKMNIIFANASALGYGGTLEAGDRVNLGSFPAGTVIGYFVIANGWNGTEVTEGLETFYTIPEFNRDGTQQAILMYNPSCSSLLTAFEDIHTSGGDRDFNDIVVETTIDPLSSMNTAVVVQFPTLK
- a CDS encoding LysM peptidoglycan-binding domain-containing protein; the protein is MKQYSLIFLTLVFSSLLFFTSCKDKKVADEKVNKTTEVKKAAVEVVKPVTVEKVAPAPPPKPVIKKIIVKEGEWLYNISRREYGNSSGWQKIYDANKALIDNPDLIFPNQELVIPD
- the thpR gene encoding RNA 2',3'-cyclic phosphodiesterase produces the protein MSKRLFLAIPIKPNSQLLRQRRFLMSNLTEEKINWVKEDKLHLTLKFIGKTQAKQIPEIIKAIKNCVKNFNSFQMSLERIGIFGSNYHARVVWVGIGENEQLRALQGSIVQELETIGFNGDRQNFVPHFTLGRIKKIRNKDHFKRVMERTEKGFIQEVKVDDFVLLESVLTAEGPIYKTIERFMLRTV
- a CDS encoding aminoacyl-tRNA hydrolase, coding for MKYLIVGLGNIGAEYKHTRHNIGFDIVDALANEKEEKFEADRLAAVARIKHKGRIFVLIKPSTYMNLSGKAVNYWLQTEKINIENLLIVTDDIALEPGSLRMRSKGGHGGHNGLENIIEHLGTQNFTRLRFGIGNDYRRGRQADFVLSQWKSEEKEMLNERIEQATQMVLSFGTAGVARTMNLFNNK
- a CDS encoding 50S ribosomal protein L25; amino-acid sequence: MKRVSMSGSLRENVGKKDAKAQRKAGNVICVMYGGKEQISFTLPEKKFDKIIFTPEVYLIDLEIGGNKYVALLQDVQYHPVSDKVLHADFLQVLEKKPITVSMPVILEGVPIGVMNGGRLVNKMRKLTLRGLFTDIPENIVLDISSLKIGMGIQVKEVELENITFLDDPSNVIVNIKTARGVEEDDEEDEEEAEGEEGTESETAE
- a CDS encoding ribose-phosphate pyrophosphokinase, translated to MNENVSIFSGRASKYLAEKIAEAYGQELGESSISLFADGEFQPSYDHSIRGNDVFIIQSTFAPTDNIFEMLLMIDAAKRASAKKVVAVIPYFGFARQDRKDRPRVSIGAKLITNLLVAAGVDRIVTMDLHSDQIQGFVDLPVDHLYASSIFVPYLQSLNLGDITMASPDTGGAKRAAAYAKFLNTDLVICFKQREKNGKIEKMQVIGDVEGKDIVLVDDIIDTAGTITKAADLMIQQGAKSVRVVCTHAVFSKNAIERLENSPIAEVIVSDTLPRKSEGKITVLSTAELFADVIERVHNFESISEHFKFTTIL
- a CDS encoding glycosyltransferase family 2 protein, translated to MISICIPIYNFNVSPLLDELSMQMEKAEASVELILIDDCSSSEYKELNKSVCNKHRYIELEENIGRAKIRNLFLDHAQYDHLLFLDCDSLIPNKTFLSNYLKAIKKGESSIICGGRIYDSAKPDSNKLLRWKYGIERESLSYEERKQQPNKSFMTNNFLISKQLLQEIKFDERLSEYGHEDTLFGFELKKKGIEINHIENPVLNGHLENNAEYLKKTEKSIHNLIAILDYVNYDPDFIQDVSLLNFYSNPSTKKLIPFIKIFFPFLKPFIKFFLINGFISIRLFSFYKLGILIQGIRNHKI